From the Campylobacter concisus genome, the window ACCATTTTTAAATTTAACGCTGATCTTGCCGTTTTGTAGATGCTCCCTACTCTCATACTCGTGATTAAATAAAATTTCAAAACTACATGATAAAAATTTACAAATTTCTCTTGGTCTAGCGTATGCTGCCTCTTTTATAAACATCCCAGGATAAGGCTTTAAGTTCTCATCAAATTTAAAAATATCCTCTATGCTTTGAGTTTGCCACGAGCCATATCTTTTAATAAGTTCATCATCAAATGCGTAGTCTATGCAGCCGTTAAATTTAATAAGGCTTTTTGGCAAAGTTGCCTTGTAAAATCTCACTGCTTGCAAAAATGCGTTTAAGTGCATGCGACCTAAATTTACCCCGGGCTTGGTAACTAACGGCATCAAAGCGCCACAGTGATTACCTGAGCCATTTGTAGCCACTTCGCCCTTTGCCTCGGCGATCACCACTTTAAAGCCATTTTTGGCTAGTTCGCCAGCTGTTGCAAGTCCAGCCACACCAGCTCCTATGATAAGCGCTGTTTTGCCTTTTGGCTTAGCCAGTGGTTCACATCTCGTAAACCAAGCATCCTTTAAATTTTCATCCTTTTTCTCTAGCACGGCGCTACTCATCTGGCGTTTTCTAGAGTAACCCTCTTTTAGGCTTAGCAAAAAGCCAGCGCTCTTTAGCCCGTCTTTTACTATTTTTGCGCACGAGTAGGTTCTAGCAATCGTGCCAACCCTGCTTAGTCTTGCGATCTGTCTAAAAATTTCTTCGCTCCAGATCGAGCCATTTTTACTTGGAGCAAAGCCGTCTAGAAACCAGATGTCAGCGCTAAAATCAAGCTCAGGTAAAATTTCTTTAGCCTCGCCGTAGCAAAGATCAAGTGTAATATTTGGGGCAAAATTTATACGGTGCATGCCTGAGATTAGCGGCGGATAAAGCGAGACCAGCTTTTTAGCATAAGCTTTAAAAATACCTAAACTTTCATAAATTTTTAAAATATCTTCTTTTTTAATAGGGCTTTTTTCGATGCTAACAAAGTGAAGTTTTTTAGAGCTATTTTTAAATTTCTTACAAAGTGTGAAGAAATTTAGCCCAGCACCAAATCCTGTCTCAGCGATGACGAAGCTATCTTTGCTCTGCCAAATTTCATCAAGTGCGCTTGCAAATACAAATTCACTCTCAAGCCAAGGTTTGTCGGTATTAAAGTAGATGTCACCAAACTCCTCGTTAAATGGAATTTGCCCTTTAAAGCTTAAATTTGCATTTTTCATCTATTTTTTGCGAAATATCCATCTATGCCGTTTGCTATGCCGTTTGCAAGGGCATTTTGATATGCATCATTAAAGAGCTTTTCGCCCTCTACTGGATGCGTGATATAGCCGATCTCAACAAGAACTGCTGGCATAAGGGCGCCTACGAGCACCCAAAACGGCGCTTCTCTCACACTGCCATCACTTGCAGCATAGACTTTTCTGGTACTTGCTAAAATTTCTTTTTGGATATCGATACCAAGCTTATTTGACGCGATAATCTTCTCGCGGTTTAGCACGTTTAGAAACGTCTGCTGCGAAAAGTAGTTCATCTCTTCGATATCTGATTTGTTCTCAAGCGCGGCTGCATTTTTACTACGTTCGCTTCTTGCAGGCGATAAGAAAAATGTCTCGATGCCGTGCATGCTCTTTGCTTTTGTGGCATTTGGAGCGGCATTTGCATGAATGGAAACAAAAAGATCAGCCATCTTATCATTTGCAAATTTTGTTCTTGTTCTTAAATTTATAAAGATATCGGTCGATCTAGTAAAATAGATCTTGTAGCCACGCGCTTTTAGTATGTCGCCAAGCTTTTTGGCTACGCCTAAAACGGCTGTTTTTTCTTGCAGTTTGCCATTTACTGCACCTGGATCAGTGCCACCATGACCCGGATCAATGACGATCGTTTTGTTGCGTGAAAATTTACTAGCCGCAACTGGTGGCAAAGGTGCTGCCACTGGCTCGCTCTGCGCTGACTCTGGCTTTAAATTTGGCTCAGGCTCTTTGTGTGGCACTTCTTCATTTTTGTTTTTAGTTTTATGAAGTGGTGTTTTTACATTTTCGTTTGAGATAAAATTTTGAGCGCTGATTACAAGCAGATCACCTGTTGCATTTGCTTTTATAGTCTTTTGGATCTTATCAGAAAAAATAACTCTAACGGTATTTTTATCATACTGCGAGATATGAATATAATCAGATATAAAATTTTTATAAGTTAGCGAATTGCCATTTAATCTACCATCAATATCCATAATGTTTTTATATGTATTTTGCTGCTTTAAAAAGGATGTTTTTAGTTTTGCAGTATCGATTTTTGTATTAAACTTAAGCACCAAAGTGTCATTTACCTTGGTTGCACTAAGCAGCGTCAAAGTAGTAGTACTAGGCGTGTCTACACTCTTTACGCCATTTAGTGCATTTAGATCTTTTATATACCCACTTGAGTCAAAACCAAGCGATTTTGAGCTGGTTATAAGCCTTGTGAGTGCTTGTTTTTTTATATTTTTGTCATTTTTTATGATCGCGTCGACATAGATGTCTTTTATATCGTTGTGAAATTTGATCTTTGCACTTCTGCTTGAGCTAGCAAAATTTTTATCAAATTTTGCAAATATCTCTGAATTTGTTGCAGCAAAAAGAAAATTACAAACAATAAAAAAGAGGATTATCGCTCGTTTCATTCACCATGTACCAGCTTGTGCATTAGCTCTTTTACACTTATTAGCTCTTTTAGTTTATATCCGTTTGCTCCCGTGAAAAATAACCCGGTCTCTTTTTTGCCACTAAATGAGTCAAATAGCCTATCAGCGATGCAATATCCAACCTCTTTAGCCCCTTTGCCCCTTTGACAAGGGCTCACACAGTTGCTTATACACTGAATCTTTGGTCCCATCCTTTTTTCTACCAAATTTATCAAATTTGTTCTAATCCCACGAGCCGGATAGCCAACTGGACTTTTTATAAGCTCTATGTCCTTTTCCTCGGCTGCTAGTATCACTTCTTTAAAGCCAATATCTGCGTCACACTCATGAGTGCCGATAAAGCGTGTGCCCATCTGAACGCCGTCTGCGCCTAGTGATATTGCCTTTTCTATGTCGTTTTTATCCCAAATTCCACCAGCTGCGATGAGCGGAAAGTCGCCCCACTCTTTTATCTCGGCTTTTACTTGTGGGATTAGATTAAATAGCGAAAACTCAGGATCAAGGCACTGCTCGTAAGTAAAACCCTGATGCCCACCGCTTAGTGGTCCTTCAAGCACGACAGCATCTGGTAAGCGATCATATCTTTGTAACCAGCGTTTACAGATGATCTTTAGTGCTTTTGCGCTTGAGATAATAGGAACTAGCGCGACTTCTTTAAAATTTTGTGTAAATTCTGGCAAATTCGTAGGTAGTCCAGCACCTGATACGATGATATTTATACCGGCTTCACAAGCATCTTTTACCACTCTTGCGTAGTCATTTGCAGCGTACATTATATTTACGCCAAGTGGCAAATCTCCACAAATTTTTCGTGCATTCTCAATAATTGCTCTAAGACCTCTTGTT encodes:
- the mnmC gene encoding bifunctional tRNA (5-methylaminomethyl-2-thiouridine)(34)-methyltransferase MnmD/FAD-dependent 5-carboxymethylaminomethyl-2-thiouridine(34) oxidoreductase MnmC: MKNANLSFKGQIPFNEEFGDIYFNTDKPWLESEFVFASALDEIWQSKDSFVIAETGFGAGLNFFTLCKKFKNSSKKLHFVSIEKSPIKKEDILKIYESLGIFKAYAKKLVSLYPPLISGMHRINFAPNITLDLCYGEAKEILPELDFSADIWFLDGFAPSKNGSIWSEEIFRQIARLSRVGTIARTYSCAKIVKDGLKSAGFLLSLKEGYSRKRQMSSAVLEKKDENLKDAWFTRCEPLAKPKGKTALIIGAGVAGLATAGELAKNGFKVVIAEAKGEVATNGSGNHCGALMPLVTKPGVNLGRMHLNAFLQAVRFYKATLPKSLIKFNGCIDYAFDDELIKRYGSWQTQSIEDIFKFDENLKPYPGMFIKEAAYARPREICKFLSCSFEILFNHEYESREHLQNGKISVKFKNGKNLETDILVFCSGSKSSEIFKGYDMQISSVRGQVTHLKPVLKNTMPLSAKGYICPTIKGVQVIGATYARNEIYDTPKVEDNAKNLSDVSEFFDTTKANIIGSRVGYRSYSGDRFPIIGALYDEEFYKQNYKGLFWSKNKDNNPKASYEKNVFVNFAHGSRGLGTAILGANLIADLVFGRPLCIERSLFHELHPARFLIRKLKKGLKL
- a CDS encoding N-acetylmuramoyl-L-alanine amidase family protein; protein product: MKRAIILFFIVCNFLFAATNSEIFAKFDKNFASSSRSAKIKFHNDIKDIYVDAIIKNDKNIKKQALTRLITSSKSLGFDSSGYIKDLNALNGVKSVDTPSTTTLTLLSATKVNDTLVLKFNTKIDTAKLKTSFLKQQNTYKNIMDIDGRLNGNSLTYKNFISDYIHISQYDKNTVRVIFSDKIQKTIKANATGDLLVISAQNFISNENVKTPLHKTKNKNEEVPHKEPEPNLKPESAQSEPVAAPLPPVAASKFSRNKTIVIDPGHGGTDPGAVNGKLQEKTAVLGVAKKLGDILKARGYKIYFTRSTDIFINLRTRTKFANDKMADLFVSIHANAAPNATKAKSMHGIETFFLSPARSERSKNAAALENKSDIEEMNYFSQQTFLNVLNREKIIASNKLGIDIQKEILASTRKVYAASDGSVREAPFWVLVGALMPAVLVEIGYITHPVEGEKLFNDAYQNALANGIANGIDGYFAKNR
- a CDS encoding nitronate monooxygenase, with amino-acid sequence MELKPLKIGKYEIKYPIFQGGMGLGISWDKLAGNVSLEGGLGIISSVGTGYYENRKFINKELNAKPFGSENFYSTRGLRAIIENARKICGDLPLGVNIMYAANDYARVVKDACEAGINIIVSGAGLPTNLPEFTQNFKEVALVPIISSAKALKIICKRWLQRYDRLPDAVVLEGPLSGGHQGFTYEQCLDPEFSLFNLIPQVKAEIKEWGDFPLIAAGGIWDKNDIEKAISLGADGVQMGTRFIGTHECDADIGFKEVILAAEEKDIELIKSPVGYPARGIRTNLINLVEKRMGPKIQCISNCVSPCQRGKGAKEVGYCIADRLFDSFSGKKETGLFFTGANGYKLKELISVKELMHKLVHGE